In Panthera leo isolate Ple1 chromosome B3, P.leo_Ple1_pat1.1, whole genome shotgun sequence, a single genomic region encodes these proteins:
- the TEX22 gene encoding testis-expressed protein 22, whose amino-acid sequence MRVLGRSSLQSPPGKARAQARPGAEAEAEATGRSQPQQNFRRARLRPLGGSPNDCGLHPYSLTAPTREGPPSALRPPPRSAPHPKLLVYPTSARLCSRSEPHLSASVTPCVPHRVPHPKPPDPLRGARRAPGGERASLGVWSGRSQGSPGGADKLAEGLDMDSRKHLANASLGKKSGLPLPQEFGQPPPPVSATTAWGQPGAQSGGQQVLQTQDWVCQPAESGRQSHRWSVSIDERRRLAVQGGRERPGTAGPPSHSRDLSRLVAQLVSEDVDKDVLLPHPPRPSEAANAFQAFLAPSAPFWQTVTLEAQVSRFTEVFLRPLDPHQSWPGTLPVLGDTVFPSGLGLPALSVTAEVRVNLAFCPCLLCLRSVLPDKQFY is encoded by the exons GGCGCAGGCGCGGCCCGGGGCGGAAGCGGAAGCAGAAGCGACAGGGCGGAGCCAGCCGCAGCAGAACTTCCGCCGGGCTCGGCTCCGCCCCCTCGGGGGCTCCCCGAACGACTGTGGGCTCCACCCCTATTCTTTGACGGCCCCCACGCGCGAGGGCCCGCCCTCcgccctccgccccccgccccgcagcGCACCCCATCCCAAGCTCTTGGTGTACCCGACGTCTGCCCGCCTCTGCTCCCGCAGCGAGCCCCACCTCTCCGCCTCCGTCACTCCTTGCGTACCTCACCGCgtgccccaccccaaacccccaGA CCCACTCCGTGGTGCCCGCAGAGCccctggaggggagagggccagccTTGGGGTGTGGTCCGGGCGGAGTCAAG GGAGCCCGGGAGGTGCAGACAAGCTGGCCGAGGGGCTGGACATGGACAGCCGGAAGCATTTGGCTAATGCCTCGCTGGGGAAGAAGTCGGGGCTGCCGCTGCCCCAAGAGTtcgggcagccccctccccctgtgAGTGCGACCACGGCTTGGGGCCAGCCCGGCGCCCAGAGCGGAGGGCAACAGGTACTGCAGACTCAGGACTGG GTGTGCCAGCCGGCGGAGAGCGGGCGCCAGAGCCACCGCTGGAGCGTCAGCATCGACGAGCGCCGGCGACTGGCCGTGCAGGGCGGCCGGGAGAGGCCGGGGACCGCCGGGCCCCCCTCCCACTCCAGG GACCTCTCGCGGCTCGTGGCCCAGCTGGTGTCCGAGGACGTGGACAAGGacgtgctcctcccccaccctccgaGGCCCTCCGAGGCCGCCAACGCCTTCCAAGCCTTCCTGGCCCCGAGCGCGCCCTTCTGGCAGACCGTGACTTTGGAGGCGCAGGTCTCGAG GTTTACAGAGGTTTTCCTGAGGCCCTTAGACCCACACCAGAGCTGGCCGGGGACCCTTCCTGTCTTGGGTGACACCGTCTTTCCCTCAGGGCTGGGTCTTCCCGCTCTGAGTGTCACTGCAGAAGTGAGGGTCAACCTGGCTTTCTGTCCGTGTCTGCTGTGTCTGCGATCTGTGCTTCCCGATAAACAGTTCTACTGA